In Arachis hypogaea cultivar Tifrunner chromosome 7, arahy.Tifrunner.gnm2.J5K5, whole genome shotgun sequence, the genomic window caatattgctgagcctatttcttccaccattattaaagccttgttgaggcttttgttgatcctttcatgagaaatttggatgatttcttcatgatgaattataggtgtttccataagattcacccatataatttacctctaccattgcaggattttcaggatcataagcttcttcttcagaagatgcctctttagtgctgttggatgcattttgccatccattcagactttgaaaaatcatgttgacttgctgagtcaacactttattctgagccaatatggcattcagagcatcaatttcaagaactccattcctctgaggcgtcccgttattcacggaattcctctcagaagtgtacatgaattggttatttgcaaccatgtcaataagttcctgagcttctgcaggcgttttctttaggtgaatggatccacctgcagagtggtccaatgacatcttggaaaactcagatagaccataatagaatatatctaatatggtccactctgaaaacatgtcagaatgacactttttggtcatctgcttgtatcttttccaagcttcatagagggattcaccatctttttgcttgaaggtctgaacatccactctaagcttgctcagcttttgaggaggaaagaatttatcaaagaaggccgtgaccagcttatcccaggagtccaggctatctttaggttgtgagtccaaccatgttttagctttgtctcttacagcaaaagggaaaagcatgagcctgtagacttcaggatctactctattcgtcttaacagtctcacaaatctgcaagaactcagttaaaaattggtaaggatattcagatggaagtccatgaaacttgcagttctgttgcattagagcaactaattgaggttttagctcagaattgtttgctccaatggcaggaattgagatgcttcttccatcaaatttggacgtgggtttagtaaaatcaccaagcatcctctttgcattattgttgttgggttcggctgccatctccttctcttgttcgaaaatttcagaaaggttgcccctggattgttgtaatttagcttctcttagtttcctcttcagagtcctttcaggttccgaatcagcttcaacaagagtgcctttttccttgttcctgctcatatgaaagagaggagaacagaaaaaaagaagaggaatcctctatgtcacagtaaagaggttccttattattagtagaagaaaaagggaataaagaaaggagaatccaaacacaagggtaaggataggggcagtgatttgagatgaagagaggtgaagagaagtgttagtaaataaataaataaatagaagaagaggagagggaaagaatttcgaaaattaattttgaaaaagagttaaatgattttcgaaaattaaagatgagataaaattaaaattaaaatttgaaacaattaattaattaagaagatttcgaaaaagagggaagtgattttcgaaatttagagagggaaaagtagttaggtggttttgaaaaagataaaaaacaaacaaaaagtcaaatagttagttgaaaaagatattaaaatcaaatttgaaaagataagaagataagaagttagataagatattttgaaatcaaatttttgaaaaagataaaattttagaaaaagatatgataaaaagatatgattaaaatgatatggttgaaaaacatttaatttttaaaattaaatttgattacttgactaacaagaaactaaaagatatgattctagaatttaaagattgaacttagaaaagtaacaacttcaaatttttgaatcaatcacattaattgttggtaaagttttcaaaattttgaaataaagataagaaaaatattttgaaaataaatttttaaaaaattttgaaaattaaaaaaattgaaaaagatttgatttttgaaaaggattttgaaaagataagatttttaaatttgaaaatttgacttgacttgtaagaaacaactaattttaaaaatttttgactaagtcaactcaaattttcgaaaattttgagaaaattaaggaaaatatatttgtttattttttaatttttaattacgagagaaaaaaacacaaatatgacccaaaacatgaaaattttggatcaaaacatatgatgcatgcaagaacactatgaatgtcaagatgaacaccaagaacactttgaagatcatgatgaacatcaagaacatatttttgaaaaattttttatgcaaagaaaacatgcaagacaccaaacttagaaatctttaatgtttAAACACTATGAatgaaaaaatgcatatgaaaaacaataaaagacacaaaacaagaaagcaTCAAGAtcacaagaagacttaccaaaaacaacttgaagatcatgaagaacactatgaatgcatgaattttcaaaaaatgcaagaatttttaaatcatgcaattgacaccaaactttcattgataaccttcaaaaggatgaagaccctgccactgatgttgaagaggaagctggTTCGGAGGaaaatggttctgatgcctagaatttgtctcatgaaaactgctgctgctgctctctttttgtctcatgaattctgTTTCTTTTGCTACtgttgaactattttttatcttggatgactgtaataactctaaatATTGCTGCACTTTTGGTAGTTTAGTTAGTACTTTGAACTGTGCTCTAACTCTTTCCTGCAGGATTTAAGGGGGTATTTTTGTTGATCTTGCTTATTATCCGTCCTTGATGACAAAACGGGGAGTAATAGCAATAGGATAGGGTGACTGGTGAATTTTATTGGTATTACTGCAGCTACTattattgttttgtgtcttttgtttgacTGCTGCATTAGAACTTGCTTTCATATGTTGATAAATTGCCCTAAATTAAACTTGATGCTTATATTCTGCTGCTGATATGATATGTTCAGTGTTGGGCTGATTTTGTGGTTGTTTGTTTAAACTCTCATAGTCAAGATGAATGTGTGTAGCTCCTTATTATGTCTTATATAAGTATAATGCAAAATAGGAACAAAGAGGAAAGCCTAAATCCAGGGGGAGCTactcttgaaaaggaaagggggagcaacacaaaagcaagtaacatcaaTCAAAGGAAAGTTTTCTAACTTTGCTAAAAATAAATTCCATTGGTTATTGCTTaaatatgtttgtcatcaagggggagattgttgagttaagaaattaactgaaTTAATTAGTGGTggcaaacattatttttggacaaaataaataattagtgtagagtgttaataattatatgttgctaattatttattaaatattgcaGGCCAAAACTTAGTCTAGCAGCCCAAATTGGAATGAAAATAAAACATCAAGGCTGGTGGGCTGGTTTATCAAGCGAAGCCCACAAGAAACAAAGTCAAAGAAATCAAACGGGTTGCCTAATGGAtatccgatccaagcccgatctgAATTCAGCAATTCCCTCCAACATGCTTCCAAAGCAACGTTCCTTGTTTCTCTGTCCATGTCAAATCACAAAATCTTAGAAAAGTGAGCAAGAgaaagagagagcttcttccctaagctaattaccaaagaagcaagaaagagagagATTAAGCTTGAAAGGCAGATGTCAAATCAGCaagttcaaaccaaatcaagcttgggttaaaggtaacccatttccttttacatgcatcacacttctcttcatcttcaactctctgCCACTCTATTTTGGGTTATATGGAAAAgagaatttttgttttttactgctgtgtatctacggtcacaagtgatacttgggaACCAAGTTGTGGTTCAATGGTCAAGATCTGAGCTTACCATTGAAGAAATCTTTTTCTGCTGATaatgtggctttcggtcaagatagagaagtcagaagcaaagttccTATTTTGAGGATAAATGAGAAAAAGTGAATGGCTGGGTTGGTGAAGCTTAAGGCTCAAGAAGTTAACCTAGGAAGAGcaaccaagcaacatgcaaggagataaaagaagctttCTGTTCATTCAGAAgctaaggagagaaaaccagagctTTGTGAGTTGTGTTCTgtaaagaagttcctctacttggataatgctttctttcaaagaagcattcggccaatattgaagaactaaatcagaggcttgcaaatctggtttatcacatagcaaagaggctgttgatgaagtcaatctccttcatgttttacagattgtgatgtacttttctatatttatctttctgtaatttcttgagagaaaaggcatagtgagagagctcaagtaaaagccatgagtggaaaaaggctgagtgatacacttgagagaaaagtctagagttatttcagatttctttaggttgattaagtatcttgtatcttgtacctgttaggtatccctttcttagtttggttagcactaagagtgaagagttaggtattagaatagccaatgtcaagttaggttagaacttgagtgtgaaaggattgggtcaaatCCTATGGAATTGgtatatgtaatacttttaactatagtgaaaattcctccattgttgtggaggagactggacgtaagttgcatagcacaaggcaaccgaaccaggatacatgctggtgttaacttttctcttctctactgtgttctgttttctgatattcatgagacaaaaataaattgtctcataaatttccgttgctgagtacaaacagaatcagaattgaaagtttgttttaaaagggtcATAACTGCAActcaaaaggaaggcatagattcaaccctcccttctctaagcctaccacaaccttcacaactccaatcctcaactatatCCTTAAAGTATTAGCACCCTATTATAATAATTCTAAACTCCGTAATCCAAaaaccttctgatctgcctgactaagacctgcaagataatcaaaccacaatcctcgtgggatcgaccttgactcgctcaggtattacttggacgaccatgTACACTTACTGGTACAGTTGTacaaaagtgtggggattcgtgcaccagtcaTCAACTTAATCAAATTGTCCAAGCATCTCATCCATCAATGTCAATTAACAACCTCGTTGTTTCCGGCTAGTGCTAACGACAACACACTTGATTTATCCTGACTGCACTAAATCCTGCCTGTGTCCTTGACAAACCCTTTACGACATCCATGGCAACTCTTTTCCACTTCTAGTGAAAAATTTTGAGAGGTTGTGGCCTTCTTGATGGTCTTTGATGTTCTATCTTCACCTTCTAGTTACATCAGACTTTTGACGCAATCGATGCTGCACCATCTTCATCTCAGATCACCAGAACACTTTCTTTAAATTGTGATACATCTTCATGGTTCTAGAATGAATAGAGAATCCGCTCCTATGGGACCTTCTAATAACTCTTGCCTCTAAATACTTTCTCCATCCTCAGTAACCTCTCCTTGCTTTTCCTTCCTAATCGACTTTGAGATTCTTTAGAGTCCTTGATCACCCCGTGTGTCCACTCATTTTGGAGTTTGAGGAAGTAACACTGTCTTTTGATTATTATACTTTTTCAAGGTTCTTCCAcatatctgcaggatcttttagtgtgagatattcatttttcaatctttcGTCAAAATGACAACGAAGGaagatcatggctttggctttatccttctgggatattTTATATTCatccttaatggtatctccaagattcattgaatcaagatgaatttcggtatctaatatccatgataagtagttgtttccaaatatatcaaaagtattaaattcaagatgagaaagctttgatataataaaaatttattacctaagtcttcctaaatttttatcagagtctcgtgctgataacttgtaaaataaataagataaaataaatataaaaaaaagtataaataaaaaattttaatattaatattcactaatattattatctcaatataaCACAGATAATTCATATATTACTTGATAATTCACTTTCATTTGTtggaatatataaatatataaagagaAGTACTTTTATTAGTCCTATGCGTGTATGTCTCTCACTATACCTCCTATTTATACACGTGTAAGGTTAACTTTTTCAAGTTTAAAAAAATTGCACAGTTCTTCATTAAATGTTTGAATCGCCCAAATAATTTTGATTGGAGGAATGTTTGATAGTTATCTATATTACAACAGATAGTAGGATTATTGTATTCAGTGTGAAGAGATTGCCTTTTAATTTGAACTTCGAATGTGTTTTTGTTATTAGATCATCTGTGCTTTTATCTTTGACTTAAGAATTCAGAATATGTAGATTGTAGGTTGTAGCTGCATTTTTTATTTCGGCAACTCCAAGAGAAAATAGACAGCAATGCAACATGTTTTACCGTTACATGAAATGTATGTTATTTTCAATAACAAAATTGGAGACTTGCGTAAGAGGTCTTAGATTAAAAGAGGAACAAGGAGCAGTAACCTTTTTAATACACACAACATACATACATCTCTAAACTGAAggaaattaaaccataatatccACGAAGTACTTGAACAATTATATCCCTTCAATCTTAGTTACATGTAATTGTATAACACTTGGTCTATTGTGACAAAGCACTTGTGTTGTAGACAAGAAGTGCACCACCAGCAAGAAGGCCAACAAGAGTCACAGCCCAGATAGCCAAGCCAGTCGTACCTACAATTTATACACCCACAAATTAATTAAGATCCCAAAAAGATATATGTTTTGAGATTGGCAAAAGCTTACCTTAGTTTTTTTCTATTAAGTGATTCATTATGCGTCAAAGACTAAGTGAACTTTCGTCAATTTTAAAGACATAATAGGTACAATTGAGATTTCGATGACTATTTTAGTGCAAAGGCCCAATGAGAGGACCAATTTGGGACTTAATTAGAGTGCATGAAAATGAAACccttttttctctctattttatatGCAAATGTCTTCTTGGATTATTTAACAGAGGTGAGTCCACCATGACCAATTTACCGACACGGACACGACACTACATGGACACGCTAACatgcaaattttaaaaatttataagacacgaaatataaaatattttttaaataaattataatgatattttgatattttattgatattaaaacataaaataattttttaatttttatgtcttattttaattatataaaatatttaaaatattttttgttttagtaaataataatatatactctttttaaatttatttcaaaaatacatgCTAAAAATAAGGTTGGACAgactgacacgtgatggtatttaagtATGTTCAAGTGTgtttggaaatttttttttattttttattaagacacggttcgACATAGCAGACATGTGTGTCGAATGAATTCGATGAGTGTCGTGTctgaaatgtgtccgacacacaGAAACGATAACTCAGCGAAGTGTCCATGCTTTGTAGAGTCCAAACTAAATGAAGCTTGTTAGAGAGATATATGAGCAAATTGAACTCTACTATGTGCTCAATACAATTTTCAGGCATTAAATTTCCTTACCGCCAGTGTAGACATCACCAGTGGGAGACCAATCCTTTGTATCGTAGATAGGACTGTACAACAATCGATATAAACAAATatgaaattagtgaaaattttcattattaattCGATTAACACATAATAAAGCCACCTGAAATTATTATTCTAAAAGATATTGTGTACCTGTAACCATCGACATTAGCACCGTACTTGTCCACAAACTGGTACACACCCTTTCCCTGAATTGAAGTTCAATAGTTAGAAGGttgaatcaaatttttaaatcaaaattataattagtaaatcaattcaaatatctCAACAAGGGCACCCTCTCAAGTAATCAAGCAATATCCATGTCTGATTAATTATACACAcgaaaaattaagattaaaattagaaaagaataaACAGCCATTTCTAACCATCAAAATTCTAAATGCTAGCAATTCTAACTACCCATCAAAGATTGGGTTCGCTCGTAAAATTATCCAGGATCGGTAGTTTGTTGGATAATTTTGTCGAACATTTTGGATAGTTTTGCCATATTAATTTAACCTTGATGAGTATCTAAGTTGATTTACATTGTTTTACGGTTAGAAGTTAGAAACTATGTGCAGTTCAAATTTTTCACAGTTAAAAACGATAGTTTACACAATTAATAGACATATCAATGTCCATTTGCTGAAGTTAgttacattaaaaataataatagaatccATGACTAAATTATCAGTGATCTATCACTATGTTTTAGTTAAGAGTAAGAAGCTGAagttgaagaaaataaaaaagcaaataaAACAAACCTTTCCTTTCCTGCCAGATGCATCAAGTCCATCCCTCAAGTTCATGCCTCCATTAATTCCTACAATCATTCacaacaaaaataagcaaaaagaataaaaataaaaaaataaaggccTCTTTGATGTCTATTTAACAAAAGTGGTTATTATTATTGCTAACCATAAGGCTTATCAGTCTTGATTTTCTTTCCACCACTGGCCACGACTTTGAAGGAAGAGGGTGCCCTTGAAAGGGATGGGATCCCTCTAACTGAGGACCTCTCAGCAGTGAAAGGTGCAGGTTTTAAGCTCACTGAAGCCATCACTGATGATGCCATTGCTCTGTACTTTTCTGCTTCTCTTCTTGTGCTTCTAAAACTGCTTCAATTGGTGGTGTAGGGGGCAACAAAAACAAGGTTCTATGTATGATGATATTATTAGGAGTGAAAAGAGGTTGGTGATTGGTGCTGTGACACGTGGCAGAATATATGTGGCAGAGTGGAGGATATGGTGCTGCAAAACATTATCTAAATGGATGAAATTTTCACCTGTTGTTTCAGGGACATACATACAAAATCTTGATGCAAGACACATGGATATTCCTTCCTTTTATGAAATTATTAGGAAACgtaaaataggaaaagaaaaaggaataaatAATCGAAtggaaaatatgataaaataactCTAGCCCTTTCAATATTGACgacaaatatattatattatattatattatattatattatattatataagctttctctttttcttcatttatttatttgattctcaAATTAAACTGGACAtagctctaaaatattttcaagaCTATTCAGAATTTGGAATATTCGTAAAGAGTTCGgaatattagtaaaaaataacaattttctTCTCCGAACCATGAAAACAGCTGATTATTAAGTTAGGTTACATAAATTATAccactttttaatttgaatatggaagCAAAAGTGGTGTTAAACTCGGATATAGGGAATACAGGTGCTTCACAGTCATGTGGTGTCAATGGAACAGAACTCGGACCATATGAGTTCTCCGTTAGTAAACGGACGGTCCGAATTGTGTTTGATATtccatttcataaaaaaattgacaACAACAAACAATTCGAAGGGTCCGTTTTCTAGCTTCTGAAATTCATATTTGCCTAACTACAAGTCGGACCATACGATTTTtaagcaaaattttaaaatcaaacaactcgcatggtccgatttaattttttcaactttttaaaCATAAATCGGAGAGTCTGATTTGTGTactcccacaattttaaaaaacaccaaaaattaccatATTAAATATATCACTCATTTTGCttctatatcaaaattttttagccaAATTATACTCTTTAGTGTAGCTCTTTCCCAGATCCTACATTAACGCAGGATACTTGTGCGGCAGGCTGCTTTTTTTCTTCTCCCGAGCATAAACAAGTTTCAAGCTTTAACATTTATTTTCTATAAATTTCTACAAATTATTATATTGCACAATCATGTGTGATTAGCAATATTATTAGCCAAAATGGGTGATGGTTATTTAGTTATGATGCAATGGCTTAAAAATAAATGCTATTCTTATTGCAAATTGTTCTATCTGAGTTCCTTATTCCCCTATAAATATCATAGCAAGGGGAAAGGATAAGATAGCTTTGTTCAAACCTAGATAGTGATAGTAGATAGCATATTTTCACCTTTTCTACCTTTGATCAGACAAATTAAGAAATGAACAACCAAAAGAAAGGCATGGTGTTGTTTGAGCAACTATAAACAACTTGCACTATCTTTAAGCCTTAATGCAGCTGCCAAGCCACTCTCTATGGCACCTTCAACATTGGGACTAACACAAAAGTCTCCACAGATTACTACTCTCTTGTTTCTGTCCCATAGACATTTTTCCTCTGGGGCAACTCTAGCACCTGGAAATGCACTTCCCCTACAAAAACAAACAACATTTCAAGTTACCTTTCATCTTTAACAACACATATTCAGCGCTGCCGTAGTCATTTTATATTCTTCTTAAACCATAACAGGCGACTCGACTTAACAACAAGCAAAGACTGTTTACGATCAAAATTTGTAACAAGATAAAGGTTTGCTAACTGGTATCATATAAACATCAACCAGAGGTAAAGTCAAATGATGATACTCTATAATCTGACAAAATAAATGCATAATAGGTACAGCTTTCAGAGTCAATTTCCACTGTCCATCTTAGTGCAACCTGAAATATATAGTAATGCTACctaaacatatacatatatagttaCTTACCATCTATGTGCTCTCTTAAAAAAGGGTTCAGGTATGTGAATTCCAGTACTCTGGAATTCTTGGAGAAGTTGTTCGGCTACTTTATTCAGTGTCGCATCTGAGGGCTTCTTCATTCCAGTTTGAGAAATTATACCCTCAGCATATTCTGCTGTTGAATGAAGAACCCATCTTTCACTATAAAGAagccaacaagaaattaaatagcaataAAAGGAATCTGAACTTAGAAAATCCTCTCACAACGTGCCAACAGCATCGATCACATACCTCGTGGTCTCACGGTTTGGCTTGCAGCTATCACAATACGCCCAGCTTAAGACCTTAGAATTTTCGAAAGAGACGCCTTTGAATGGTATCTGAATCATAAGTAACATTGTGATGAATCAAGATCCTTATAGTTCCACATCATGGATAAAATGATCTTGGAAGGAAAGTTAAAACATTAGATATAACAAAGCCTTTAAGTCAACTTGATTATGCCTAATATCTTCCCGCATGAAATTTTATTTAGAAAAGCCATCTCAACTTGTTTATCTTGGCAATATCGTTCTCATGTTCTACTATTTTTTGTATAAAACAACTCCCATGtcacttttcatttttttgatATAGTAGATATCAAGCTACATTAATTTTTTCCCTAGGAAAAGAGAACCAGATACTACTGTACTAGACTACACATAAAAAGGAAACATAAATTGTGTTTCCAAAACAAAAGTGTGACTAATGAAATAGGTCCAactcatgtcaaattcatgaATAATCAAACTTTAACAATTCATTGACAGTTTGGGAAGCATATAGCTATATCTTACTGATGACAGAGGCTCTGCAAATGCCAGCATCACAGCAAAACATGGCTGAACAGGAAGATTCTGCAATTTTGCCGACAACTCTGGCACCAAACTGAAATCTGCAACCACACAAATGTCAAGAAAACTGTTGATTAGCCAGTAAGCAAATGGACGAAAAATTGTTGA contains:
- the LOC112703414 gene encoding photosystem II 10 kDa polypeptide, chloroplastic; amino-acid sequence: MASSVMASVSLKPAPFTAERSSVRGIPSLSRAPSSFKVVASGGKKIKTDKPYGINGGMNLRDGLDASGRKGKGKGVYQFVDKYGANVDGYSPIYDTKDWSPTGDVYTGGTTGLAIWAVTLVGLLAGGALLVYNTSALSQ